A section of the Bombus huntii isolate Logan2020A chromosome 5, iyBomHunt1.1, whole genome shotgun sequence genome encodes:
- the LOC126866185 gene encoding uncharacterized protein LOC126866185 isoform X1 codes for MVDVYFVSFYLIRPAISLEGAVMDSACQNSDFSTKYLLGQLNIARKEINNLRQQIKSLRYIHEKDVDSIKRLLESFRNRPSMPDAKVIGPDDVKPSTSTDDDTIKLKPIGVISTWFPSKRGTPRQTGVCGKVPGKLLLYNSIFTNPDHALEGLQDFSHMWVLFYFHRNDSTHVRAKVAPPRLNGTKTGVFSTRSPHRPCPIGLSLVKITTIENHTIYFEGVDMVDQSPVLDIKPYIPQYDSPIYFEKLSNRSQESNVDDAFECIEETARNQTCDTFSTNVSLGDETRSLLSESYYRKVINKTNQETDVSRDEEIALRLQAEEFQRNSNFESYSSMRHFSELNDISLHNNSALQHSIDVTDIHRTAHTFSDTLSDPRTSLNIIGHNVLSSNVEQPESLVDINNRLQNINVNGRTNIEPTYGSRNVGSNYTETHASRSRLLDGADGPNTICGTDIDLIHRRSLNSRIDNSPVRMGVREAPDGEEGLEPQVLTPSQHLPNQVIRTMSNNSLPDSGDTHLVFSSESRNAENRESGANISSEIRIPEWISRPRTPLCVVFNDRALIQLNEILGTKINDQKIAIENVLREDPRSVYLRQRWGSQFYTFLIHDLHITCRFDDSRGIVTVFQVRHAGRICECGEPEWQCLGHSPPSS; via the exons ATGGTTGATGTCTATTTCGTTTCATTCTACCTAATTCGACCGGCGATTTCGCTCGAAGGAGCAGTTATGGATTCTGCTTGTCAAAATTCAGATTTTAGCACTAAATATTTGCTTGGTCAGTTAAATATAGccagaaaagaaattaataatttaag ACAACAAATAAAGAGTCTTCGATATATACATGAAAAAGATGTTGACAGCATAAAGCGTCTTTTGGAATCATTCAGAAATAGACCATCTATGCCTGACGCAAAAGTTATAGGTCCAGATGATGTCAAACCTAGCACTAGTACAGATGATGATACCATAAAATTAAAACCAATTGGAGTAATATCTACTTGGTTTCCTAGTAAACGTGGTACACCTAGACAAACTGGAGTCTGTGGAAAAGTACCAGgaaaattgttattatataattcaatatttacTAATCCTGATCATGCACTTGAAGGATTACAAGATTTTTCACATATGTG GGTTCTATTCTACTTTCATAGGAATGATTCAACACATGTTCGTGCCAAAGTTGCACCACCAAGATTAAATGGTACAAAAACAGGTGTATTTTCTACACGTTCTCCACACCGTCCATGTCCAATAGGTTTGAGTTTAGTAAAAATTACAACAATAGAAAAtcatacaatttattttgaagGTGTAGACATGGTTGATCAATCACCTGTACTAGATATAAAACCTTATATACCACAATATGATAGTCCTATATATTTTGAGAAATTAAGTAACAGATCACAAGAATCTAATGTAGATGATGCATTTGAGTGCATAGAAGAAACTGCCAGAAATCAAACATGTGACACATTCAGTACTAATGTTAGTCTTGGGGATGAAACAAGAAGTTTACTTTCGGAATCTTATTATAGAAAAGttattaataaaacaaatcaaGAGACAGATGTTTCTAGAGACGAAGAAATTGCTTTAAGGTTACAAGCTGAAGAGTTCCAAAGAAATTCAAACTTTGAAAGTTATTCCAGTATGAGACATTTTTCTGAATTAAATGATATCAGTTTGCACAATAATAGTGCACTACAACATAGCATAGATGTAACCGATATACATAGAACTGCTCATACATTTTCCGACACTTTGTCTGATCCACGGACAAGTTTGAATATAATAGGACATAACGTACTTTCGTCCAACGTGGAACAACCAGAAAGTTTAgtagatataaataatagattacaaaatattaacgTAAATGGTCGTACTAACATCGAACCAACATACGGATCAAGAAACGTGGGATCTAATTACACAGAAACACATGCTTCTCGGTCTAGACTTTTAGATGGAGCTGATGGACCAAACACCATTTGTGGTACAGATATAGATTTAATTCATCGACGATCGTTAAATTCGAGAATTGATAATTCTCCTGTAAGGATGGGGGTACGCGAAGCTCCTGATGGAGAAGAAGGATTAGAACCGCAAGTTCTTACTCCTTCACAACATTTACCGAATCAAGTAATAAGAACAATGTCAAACAATAGCTTACCAGACAGTGGAGACACACATTTAGTATTCTCTTCTGAATCGAGAAATGCTGAGAACAGAGAATCTGGAGCTAATATTTCTTCGGAGATAAGAATTCCAGAGTGGATATCGAGACCTCGAACACCTCTATGTGTAGTATTTAACGATCGTGCTTTGATTCAATTAAACGAGATTTTAGGAACTAAAATAAATGACCAAAAAATAGCCATTGAAAATGTACTTCGCGAGGATCCTAGATCGGTATATCTGAGACAACGATGGGGTAGCCAATTTTATACTTTCTTAATTCATGATTTACACATCACTTGTAGATTCGACGACAGCAGGGGTATAGTAACAGTTTTTCAAGTCAGACACGCTGGTCGTATTTGCGAATGTGGAGAGCCTGAGTGGCAATGTTTGGGTCATTCACCACCCTCTTCTTAA
- the LOC126866185 gene encoding uncharacterized protein LOC126866185 isoform X2, which produces MPDAKVIGPDDVKPSTSTDDDTIKLKPIGVISTWFPSKRGTPRQTGVCGKVPGKLLLYNSIFTNPDHALEGLQDFSHMWVLFYFHRNDSTHVRAKVAPPRLNGTKTGVFSTRSPHRPCPIGLSLVKITTIENHTIYFEGVDMVDQSPVLDIKPYIPQYDSPIYFEKLSNRSQESNVDDAFECIEETARNQTCDTFSTNVSLGDETRSLLSESYYRKVINKTNQETDVSRDEEIALRLQAEEFQRNSNFESYSSMRHFSELNDISLHNNSALQHSIDVTDIHRTAHTFSDTLSDPRTSLNIIGHNVLSSNVEQPESLVDINNRLQNINVNGRTNIEPTYGSRNVGSNYTETHASRSRLLDGADGPNTICGTDIDLIHRRSLNSRIDNSPVRMGVREAPDGEEGLEPQVLTPSQHLPNQVIRTMSNNSLPDSGDTHLVFSSESRNAENRESGANISSEIRIPEWISRPRTPLCVVFNDRALIQLNEILGTKINDQKIAIENVLREDPRSVYLRQRWGSQFYTFLIHDLHITCRFDDSRGIVTVFQVRHAGRICECGEPEWQCLGHSPPSS; this is translated from the exons ATGCCTGACGCAAAAGTTATAGGTCCAGATGATGTCAAACCTAGCACTAGTACAGATGATGATACCATAAAATTAAAACCAATTGGAGTAATATCTACTTGGTTTCCTAGTAAACGTGGTACACCTAGACAAACTGGAGTCTGTGGAAAAGTACCAGgaaaattgttattatataattcaatatttacTAATCCTGATCATGCACTTGAAGGATTACAAGATTTTTCACATATGTG GGTTCTATTCTACTTTCATAGGAATGATTCAACACATGTTCGTGCCAAAGTTGCACCACCAAGATTAAATGGTACAAAAACAGGTGTATTTTCTACACGTTCTCCACACCGTCCATGTCCAATAGGTTTGAGTTTAGTAAAAATTACAACAATAGAAAAtcatacaatttattttgaagGTGTAGACATGGTTGATCAATCACCTGTACTAGATATAAAACCTTATATACCACAATATGATAGTCCTATATATTTTGAGAAATTAAGTAACAGATCACAAGAATCTAATGTAGATGATGCATTTGAGTGCATAGAAGAAACTGCCAGAAATCAAACATGTGACACATTCAGTACTAATGTTAGTCTTGGGGATGAAACAAGAAGTTTACTTTCGGAATCTTATTATAGAAAAGttattaataaaacaaatcaaGAGACAGATGTTTCTAGAGACGAAGAAATTGCTTTAAGGTTACAAGCTGAAGAGTTCCAAAGAAATTCAAACTTTGAAAGTTATTCCAGTATGAGACATTTTTCTGAATTAAATGATATCAGTTTGCACAATAATAGTGCACTACAACATAGCATAGATGTAACCGATATACATAGAACTGCTCATACATTTTCCGACACTTTGTCTGATCCACGGACAAGTTTGAATATAATAGGACATAACGTACTTTCGTCCAACGTGGAACAACCAGAAAGTTTAgtagatataaataatagattacaaaatattaacgTAAATGGTCGTACTAACATCGAACCAACATACGGATCAAGAAACGTGGGATCTAATTACACAGAAACACATGCTTCTCGGTCTAGACTTTTAGATGGAGCTGATGGACCAAACACCATTTGTGGTACAGATATAGATTTAATTCATCGACGATCGTTAAATTCGAGAATTGATAATTCTCCTGTAAGGATGGGGGTACGCGAAGCTCCTGATGGAGAAGAAGGATTAGAACCGCAAGTTCTTACTCCTTCACAACATTTACCGAATCAAGTAATAAGAACAATGTCAAACAATAGCTTACCAGACAGTGGAGACACACATTTAGTATTCTCTTCTGAATCGAGAAATGCTGAGAACAGAGAATCTGGAGCTAATATTTCTTCGGAGATAAGAATTCCAGAGTGGATATCGAGACCTCGAACACCTCTATGTGTAGTATTTAACGATCGTGCTTTGATTCAATTAAACGAGATTTTAGGAACTAAAATAAATGACCAAAAAATAGCCATTGAAAATGTACTTCGCGAGGATCCTAGATCGGTATATCTGAGACAACGATGGGGTAGCCAATTTTATACTTTCTTAATTCATGATTTACACATCACTTGTAGATTCGACGACAGCAGGGGTATAGTAACAGTTTTTCAAGTCAGACACGCTGGTCGTATTTGCGAATGTGGAGAGCCTGAGTGGCAATGTTTGGGTCATTCACCACCCTCTTCTTAA
- the LOC126866194 gene encoding protein AATF: MALKAQKKTLADKVNSLVTTTPVTFNSDDEAEDTKAKLVDRYDESDNSDSNFQISEIRRRNVDLLDQVDERYKGKKVSRKDIYEDDDDEDSVVQSTSESEDEEMNSMEQESDDISNSNNEEDMEDDDSNMEDDENDHSNEEMSYDTKMNLEQDSENEDSKDIPSTKQGTDIKTISQINIRADIEKGSCVRNQLKLWENLLEMRIKLQKCLITSNQMPQHDVYQNFKMDAEYTKTADEVKNKLKILLNNMLQLQTFFLKQYPETKNLSMSNKKRKAEESTDEIANTEDPMDEEILSDTEDENEDKDTISDKYKESFNKNVFSKKLKLKDYEKILNDNHKSYIEYRNSVVQKWNEKTRITSGKLNKGMSETTLKQIEFALNDKEKLLKKSRLKRSEYKIVGKEQITEDSDGRRIQDYDSEIYDDDDFYHQLLRDLIEYKSSDITDPIQLSKQWIKLQNMRRKMKRKIDTRATKGRRIRYNVHNKLVNFMAPITISDTWTDHAKDELYSSLFGRIKPPNVQVGR; the protein is encoded by the exons ATGGCTTTAAAAGCACAGAAGAAAACCTTAGCAGACAAAGTGAATTCATTAGTTACTACAACACCAGTAACTTTTAATTCCGACGATGAAGCGGAAGACACGAAAGCAAAACTAGTTGATCGTTATGATGAAAGTGATAATTCAGATAGTAATTTCCAAATTTCGGAGATACGTAGACGAAATGTGGATCTCTTGGATCAAGTGGACGAAAG ATATAAAGGTAAAAAAGTTTCAAGAAAAGATATATATGaggatgatgatgatgaagaCTCTGTTGTACAAAGCACTTCAGAAAGTGAAGATGAAGAAATGAATAGTATGGAGCAAGAAAGTGATGATATCAGCAACAGTAATAATGAAGAAGATATGGAAGATGATGATAGCAATATGGAGGATGATGAAAATGATCATTCGAATGAGGAAATGAGTTATGACACTAAAATGAATTTAGAACAAGATTCTGAAAATGAAGATAGTAAGGATATCCCTTCTACAAAGCAGGGGACAGATATCAAGACAATATCGCAGATAAATATAAGAGCAGATATAGAAAAAGGTAGTTGTGTTAGAAATCAATTAAAGCTTTGGGAAAATTTGCTAGAAATGAggataaaattacaaaaatgtttaattactAGTAATCAAATGCCTCAGCATGATgtttatcaaaattttaaaatggaTGCAGAATACACAAAAACAGCTGATGAAGTAAAAAAtaagttgaaaatattattgaataataTGTTACAGTTGCaaactttctttttaaaacaataccctgaaacaaaaaatttatctatgtccaataaaaaaaggaaagctGAAGAAAGCACAGATGAAATAGCAAATACAGAAGATCCAATGGATGAAGAAATTCTTTCGGATACAGAGGATGAAAATGAAGATAAAGATACAATTTCAGACAAATATAAAGAAAGCTTTAACAAGAATGTATTTAGCAAAAAATTGAAACTTAAAGACTATGAAAAGATATTAAACGATAATCACAAATcatatatagaatatagaaaTTCTGTTGTACAAAAATGGAATGAAAAGACAAGGATAACTAGTGGTAAATTAAATAAAGGTATGAGTGAAACAACTCTAAAACAAATTGAATTCGCTCTAAATGATAAGGAAAAGTTGCTTAAAAAAAGTCGATTGAAACGTTctgaatataaaattgttgGTAAGGAACAAATAACAGAAGATAGTGATGGTAGAAGAATTCAAGACTATGATTCTGAAATttatgatgatgatgactTCTATCATCAACTTCTAAGAGatttaattgaatataaatCATCTGATATCACTGATCCTATACAACTTAGTAAACAATGGATAAAATTACAGAATATGAGgcgaaaaatgaaaagaaaaatagatacAAGAGCTACTAAAGGTAGaagaatacgttataatgtacataATAAGTTAGTAAATTTTATGGCTCCTATTACAATAAGTGATACATGGACAGATCATGCAAAGGATGAATTATATAGTTCTTTATTTGGCAGAATTAAACCACCAAATGTACAAGTTGGTCGTTAA
- the LOC126866177 gene encoding ribosome biogenesis protein BOP1 homolog: MKNQRKTSKRKLNNVKTANNVREGKTDSPEPIFEEQSDSGTEDLLSAEVNNDDGSSDEEINENEDIPVSDTEQDPIVFKSDDEEDELSFQTDSDDLGLDEDYSESEEENISLDESEDENLEKKSENSETPSTSKDNEFAKIKKGGSSMFNINNRNISNTLQTKKQSKTLINKNKSDESNIGKDIQKGKVQNKENLKLDLEKCKERSTKKNTESSIHNENANHDKLVTDQQVDEYEYDSSDEEDIRNTVGNIPMKWYDEYDHIGYDWDGKKIIKPQKGDQLDNFLKRMEDPDFWRTIKDPQTGQDVVLSEADIDLITRIQKRKIPDITFDEYAPWVEWFTSEVMKTPLRKFPEHKRSFLPSKSEAKKVSKLVHALKMGWIKSTAELKKEREKKNEPQFYMLWQSDDQAEEMRRIHKHIPPPKRHLPGHAESYNPPPEYLFDKKELKEWNKLQTTPWKRKLHFIPQKYNALREVPAYPKYVKERFQRCLDLYLCPRALKMRLTIEPEALVPQLPSPKDLQPFPTTMSMVFKGHTDMVRSITAEPMGQYIASGGDDMNLKIWEIATGRCVKTVPCGGIIRSVAWCPNQSLSLIAVAADKKVLLINPGVGDHLITNKTNQLLEIVPQSDVIVSERVKAAVQWEQAEDEYWTNGIRVILNHFKTVKQVTWHGKGDYFATVMPDGQNRSVLINQLSKRRSQLPFTRSKGLIQCVLFHPIRPYLFVATQRNVRIYDLIKQEMIKKLLSNSQWISSMTIHPGGDNILVGTYDRKMLWFDLDLSTKPYQTLRLHGTGVRSVAFHKRYPLFASGADDRGLIVSHGMVYNDLLQNALIVPLKRLCNHESYNDFGILDVIFHPIQPWVFSAGADSTIRMYT, from the exons ATGAAGAATCAACGAAAAACTTCAAAGAGGAAGCTAAATAACGTAAAAACTGCAAATAATGTTAGAGAAGGAAAAACGGATTCACCGGAACCTATATTTGAAGAACAATCG gATTCAGGTACCGAAGATTTATTGTCTGCTGAAGTAAATAACGATGATGGAAGTTCAGatgaagaaataaatgaaaatgaagaTATTCCTGTATCAGACACTGAACAAGATCCAATTGTCTTTAAATCTGATGATGAAGAAGATGAATTAAGCTTTCAGACAGATTCAGATGATCTTGGTCTTGATGAAGATTATTCTGAAagtgaagaagaaaatatttctcttgaTGAAAGCGAAGatgaaaatttggaaaaaaaaagtgaaaattcTGAAACTCCCTCAACATCTAAAGATAATGaatttgcaaaaataaaaaaaggtgGATCTTctatgtttaatattaataataggaATATTTCTAATACACTACAGACTAAGAAACAAAGCAAAActcttataaataaaaataaatcagaCGAATCAAATATTGGTAAAGATATACAAAAAGGTAAGgtacaaaataaagaaaatttaaaattagatttagaaaaatgtaaagaaagGAGTACTAAGAAGAATACAGAATCTAGTATACATAATGAAAATGCAAATCATGATAAGTTAGTAACAGATCAACAAGTAGATGAATATGAATATGATAGTTCTGATGAAGAAGATATTCGTAACACAGTTGGAAACATACCAATGAAGTGGTATGATGAATATGATCATATTGGTTATGATTGGGAtggtaaaaaaattataaaacctcAGAAAGGTGACCAGTTAgacaattttttgaaaagaATGGAAGATCCTGATTTTTGGAGAACAATTAAGGATCCTCAGACTGGGCAAGATGTTGTATTAAGTGAAGCAGATATAGATTTAATTACAAGGAtacaaaaacgaaaaattccGGACATAACTTTTGATGAATATGCT CCATGGGTAGAGTGGTTCACTTCAGAGGTGATGAAGACACCATTACGTAAATTTCCTGAACATAAACGTTCATTCTTACCATCTAAATCAGAAGCTAAAAAAGTATCAAAATTAGTTCATGCACTTAAGATGGGTTGGATAAAATCAACAGCGgaattaaagaaagaaagggagaagaaaaatgaacCACAATTTTACATGTTGTGGCAATCAGATGATCAAGCTGAAGAAATGCGTAGAATTCATAAACATATCCCACCACCAAAAAGGCATTTACCTGGACATGCAGAAAGCTATAATCCTCCCCCAGAATACTTATTCGATAAAAAGGAACTAAAAGAATGGAATAAATTACAGACAACACCATGGAAACGAAAATTACACTTCATTCCACAAAAATATAATGCTCTCCGCGAAGTACCTGCCTATCCTAAATACGTTAAAGAAAGATTTCAAAGATGCTTAGATTTGTACTTGTGCCCTAGAGCATTGAAAATGAGATTAACAATAGAACCAGAAGCTTTAGTGCCTCAATTGCCAAGTCCAAAGGATTTACAACCTTTCCCTACAACAATGTCTATGGTATTTAAAGGTCACACAGATATGGTAAGAAGTATTACAGCAGAACCAATGGGACAATATATAGCTTCTGGTGGTGATGATATGAACTTAAAAA TATGGGAAATAGCAACAGGCAGGTGTGTAAAAACAGTACCATGTGGGGGGATAATTAGATCTGTGGCATGGTGTCCAAATCAATCTTTATCGCTTATAGCGGTAGCTGCAGATAAAAAGGTTCTATTAATAAATCCTGGTGTTGGAGATCATTTAATTactaataaaacaaatcaATTATTAGAAATAGTACCTCAAAGTGATGTTATAg TAAGTGAAAGAGTGAAAGCTGCTGTTCAGTGGGAACAAGCAGAAGATGAATATTGGACTAATGGAATTAGGGTAATTTTAAATCATTTCAAAACAGTAAAACAAGTAACTTGGCATGGTAAAGGTGATTATTTTGCCACTGTTATGCCAGATGGTCAAAACAGATCTGtcttaataaatcaattatcAAAAAGAAGATCCCAATTACCTTTCACCAGGTCAAAAGGTTTAATACAGTGTGTCTTGTTTCATCCAATTAGGCCCTATTTATTTGTAGCA aCTCAACGAAATGTTCGAATATACGATTTAATAAAACAggaaatgattaaaaaattgctATCAAATTCACAATGGATATCATCAATGACAATACATCCAG GAGGTGACAATATTTTAGTAGGCACATACGACCGCAAAATGCTTTGGTTTGATCTTGATTTAAGTACAAAACCTTATCAGACATTACGTTTACATGGTACAGGCGTTCGCAGTGTTGCATTTCATAAGCGATATCCACTTTTTGCATCTGGTGCTGATGACAGAGGTCTTATTGTTTCCCATGGAATGGTGTACAA TGATTTATTGCAAAACGCATTAATTGTACCACTTAAAAGATTATGCAATCATGAATCTTATAATGACTTTGGTATTTTGGACGTGATATTTCACCCTATTCAACCATGGGTATTTTCTGCAGGTGCAGATTCAACAATACGAATGTATACTTGA